In Desulfobulbus oralis, one DNA window encodes the following:
- the ftsH gene encoding ATP-dependent zinc metalloprotease FtsH: MNTFYKKLTLWLMILLAVLFMVQFVNSPVKPAQSITYSEFWTHVESGDISKVTIQDKEITGLGQDGRPFKTIAPSDAELIPMLRKARVNIAVEKPKEMPWYMSVLVSWFPLLLLIGVWVFFMRQMQMGGKGGALSFGKTRARMQEEGEVKVTFKDVAGIDEAKAELEEIIDFLRDPQKFTRLGGRIPKGVLLAGSPGTGKTLLARAIAGEAGVPFFTISGSDFVEMFVGVGASRVRDLFAQGKKNAPCIIFIDEIDAVGRHRGAGLGGGHDEREQTLNQLLVEMDGFEGNDGVIIIAATNRPDVLDPALLRPGRFDRQVVVPVPDVKGREQILAIYGKKTKLAPDVDLAVIARGTPGFSGADLENLVNEAALMAARENREDINAALLERAKDKVMMGAERKSMIITPKEKENTAYHEAGHALVAYLLPGTDPVHKVTIIPRGRALGLTMQLPEDDHYTHSRSYLLAQIAILFGGRVAEKLVFDDVTTGASNDIERATELARKMVCEWGMSDELGPLAYGTKEEQIFLGREITRHRDYSEETSRRIDAVVKQIILDANERVTQLLTEHRAALNAIAEALLDKETIVLDDMIRIVHEVEHPGEPWEPKQPAQAAEGPVQAGKPVRVEAKSGSTNRAEANAPDAGIAGDAANGEEEELLP, from the coding sequence TTGAATACTTTTTACAAAAAGCTGACCCTGTGGCTGATGATTCTTTTGGCCGTGCTCTTCATGGTCCAGTTCGTCAACAGCCCCGTCAAGCCGGCCCAGTCCATCACCTACAGCGAGTTCTGGACGCATGTGGAAAGCGGCGACATTTCCAAGGTGACCATTCAGGACAAGGAAATAACCGGCCTGGGCCAGGACGGCCGCCCTTTCAAGACCATTGCGCCCAGCGACGCGGAGCTGATTCCCATGCTGCGCAAGGCCCGGGTCAACATTGCCGTGGAAAAGCCCAAGGAAATGCCGTGGTACATGTCGGTTCTGGTTTCCTGGTTTCCGCTGTTGCTGTTGATCGGCGTGTGGGTGTTTTTCATGCGCCAGATGCAGATGGGCGGCAAGGGCGGCGCGCTGTCCTTTGGCAAGACCAGGGCCAGAATGCAGGAAGAGGGTGAGGTCAAGGTGACCTTCAAGGATGTGGCCGGCATTGACGAAGCCAAGGCCGAGCTCGAGGAAATCATCGATTTTCTCCGCGATCCCCAGAAGTTTACCCGCCTGGGCGGCCGTATTCCGAAAGGCGTTTTGCTGGCCGGTTCGCCCGGAACCGGCAAGACGCTTCTGGCCCGCGCCATTGCAGGCGAGGCTGGCGTGCCCTTTTTCACCATTTCCGGCTCGGATTTTGTGGAGATGTTCGTGGGCGTGGGCGCTTCCCGCGTGCGCGACCTCTTCGCCCAGGGCAAGAAGAACGCGCCCTGCATCATCTTTATCGACGAAATCGATGCGGTTGGCCGCCATCGTGGCGCCGGCCTGGGCGGTGGACATGACGAGCGTGAACAGACCTTGAACCAGCTTCTGGTCGAGATGGATGGCTTCGAAGGCAACGACGGGGTCATCATCATTGCGGCCACCAACCGGCCGGACGTGCTCGATCCGGCGCTGCTCAGGCCGGGTCGTTTTGACCGGCAGGTGGTGGTGCCGGTGCCGGATGTGAAGGGCAGGGAACAGATCCTGGCGATTTACGGCAAAAAAACCAAACTGGCCCCGGATGTGGATCTGGCGGTCATTGCCCGGGGGACGCCCGGCTTTTCCGGCGCGGATCTGGAAAATCTGGTGAACGAGGCGGCGCTCATGGCCGCGCGGGAGAACCGCGAGGACATCAATGCCGCGCTTCTGGAGCGGGCCAAGGACAAGGTGATGATGGGCGCGGAGCGCAAGTCCATGATCATTACGCCCAAGGAAAAGGAGAACACCGCCTACCACGAGGCCGGACATGCCCTGGTGGCCTATCTTCTGCCCGGCACCGACCCTGTCCACAAGGTGACCATTATCCCCCGCGGCCGCGCCCTGGGGCTGACCATGCAGCTTCCGGAGGACGACCACTATACCCATTCCAGGAGCTATCTGCTCGCCCAGATCGCCATTCTCTTTGGCGGCCGGGTGGCGGAGAAGCTGGTCTTTGACGATGTGACCACCGGTGCGAGCAACGATATCGAACGTGCGACCGAGCTGGCCCGCAAGATGGTCTGCGAGTGGGGCATGAGCGACGAACTGGGACCCCTGGCCTACGGCACCAAGGAGGAGCAGATTTTTCTGGGCCGGGAAATCACCCGGCACCGCGACTACAGCGAGGAAACATCCCGCAGGATCGATGCGGTGGTCAAGCAGATCATTCTGGATGCCAACGAAAGGGTGACGCAGCTTTTGACCGAACACCGCGCCGCACTGAATGCCATAGCCGAAGCGCTTTTGGACAAGGAAACCATTGTGCTGGATGACATGATCCGGATTGTCCATGAGGTCGAGCATCCGGGCGAGCCCTGGGAGCCGAAACAGCCTGCACAGGCAGCCGAAGGCCCGGTTCAGGCCGGGAAGCCGGTCAGGGTGGAGGCGAAGTCCGGCAGCACGAACAGGGCGGAAGCGAATGCCCCGGATGCCGGGATTGCTGGCGATGCTGCGAACGGGGAGGAGGAAGAGCTTTTGCCCTGA
- the carB gene encoding carbamoyl-phosphate synthase large subunit produces the protein MPKRTDLHKILIIGSGPIIISQACEFDYSGVQAVKALKEEGFAVVLINSNPATIMTDPGLADRTYIEPITPEFVAKVIERERPDAILPTLGGQTGLNTAIKVAEMGVLERFGVELLAADAGVIRKAEGREEFRDAMRKIGLKVPESAIVHTLDEAIEAAGRIGFPLIVRPSFTLGGTGGGVAYNREELRQLAAAGIDLSMTSEIMLERSLLGWKEMELEVMRDRKDNVIIVCSIENMDPMGVHTGDSITVAPAQTLTDREYRAMRDAAIAIMREIGVESGGSNVQFAINPEDGELMVIEMNPRVSRSSALASKATGFPIARIAAKLAVGYTLDELKNDITRETCAAFEPTIDYCVVKIPRWTFEKFPETEDILGTAMKSVGETMAIGRTFKEAFQKGMRSLEIDRMGFGFDGKTGLRDMHEDDLEAGLARPNSKRVGYIYEALRRGMSVERLNGLTRIDPWFLYNLQELVAEGHAIAQAGLAALDREKLLRAKQDGFSDQQLARLTGTAADDVRKRRLDMGIRPVYKLVDTCAAEFPSYTPYYYSTYETEDESRPSERRKIMILGGGPNRIGQGIEFDYCCVHAAFALQEIGVESIMVNSNPETVSTDYDTSDRLYFEPLTLEDVLNIIDREKPDGVIVQFGGQTPLNLAGPLAKRGVPIIGTSPDAIDRAEDRQRFQQFLQLLGLRQPANGTARNVDEALAVIGRIGFPVVMRPSYVLGGRDMCIVYNEEGIRNFMAKPGMSGAEHPVLLDQFVKDAIELDVDAVCDGKRAVIGGIMEHIEEAGIHSGDSACVLPPYTLSQGMLQQIADATRAMALELGVVGLMNVQFAVQGDMLFVLEVNPRASRTVPFVSKATGVPLAKIATKVMMGMSLDELGFTREKVLHHYAVKEAVFPFNRFPNVDTLLGPEMKSTGEVMGLDADLGLAMAKSQIAAGSPLPLAGTVFISVRHPDKPAVVPVAARLAELGFTIIATRGTAARLEQEGIACSEVNKISQGRPHILDKVQNGEVQFIINTSAGNRATEDSYAIRRAALDYHIPYCTTITGATAVTKALVSLMQKEAGVMTIQESSKRID, from the coding sequence ATGCCGAAACGGACAGATTTGCACAAGATTCTCATCATTGGCTCCGGCCCGATCATCATCAGCCAGGCCTGCGAGTTCGACTACTCCGGCGTGCAGGCGGTCAAGGCCCTGAAGGAGGAAGGCTTTGCAGTGGTGCTCATCAACTCCAATCCGGCCACCATCATGACCGATCCGGGGCTGGCCGATCGCACCTACATCGAACCGATTACGCCGGAATTCGTGGCCAAGGTGATCGAGCGGGAGCGGCCGGACGCCATCCTGCCCACTCTGGGCGGCCAGACCGGGCTCAACACCGCCATCAAGGTGGCGGAAATGGGCGTGCTGGAGCGTTTTGGCGTCGAGCTGCTGGCTGCCGATGCCGGGGTCATCCGCAAGGCCGAGGGCCGCGAGGAGTTCCGCGACGCCATGAGGAAGATCGGCCTCAAGGTCCCGGAGAGCGCCATTGTCCATACCCTGGACGAGGCCATCGAGGCGGCCGGGCGCATTGGTTTTCCGCTGATCGTGCGGCCGAGCTTCACTCTGGGCGGCACCGGCGGCGGCGTGGCCTACAACCGGGAGGAACTGCGGCAGCTCGCCGCGGCGGGCATCGACCTTTCGATGACCAGCGAAATTATGCTGGAACGCTCCCTTCTGGGCTGGAAGGAGATGGAGCTCGAGGTCATGCGCGACCGCAAGGACAATGTGATTATCGTCTGCTCCATCGAAAACATGGATCCCATGGGCGTGCACACCGGCGACTCCATCACCGTGGCCCCGGCCCAGACCCTGACCGACCGGGAATATCGGGCCATGCGTGACGCGGCCATTGCCATCATGCGGGAAATCGGGGTGGAAAGCGGCGGCTCCAACGTGCAGTTCGCCATCAACCCGGAAGACGGCGAGCTGATGGTGATCGAGATGAACCCGCGGGTGTCGCGCTCCTCGGCACTGGCCTCCAAGGCCACGGGTTTCCCGATTGCCAGGATCGCGGCCAAGCTGGCCGTGGGCTATACGCTGGACGAGCTGAAGAACGATATCACCCGGGAAACCTGCGCCGCCTTCGAGCCGACCATCGACTACTGCGTGGTCAAGATCCCGCGCTGGACCTTTGAGAAATTTCCGGAAACCGAGGACATCCTGGGCACGGCCATGAAGTCGGTGGGGGAAACCATGGCCATTGGCCGTACCTTCAAGGAGGCCTTCCAGAAGGGCATGCGCTCTCTTGAAATCGACCGTATGGGTTTTGGTTTCGACGGTAAAACGGGCCTGCGCGACATGCACGAAGACGACCTGGAAGCGGGTCTCGCCAGACCCAACTCCAAACGCGTCGGCTATATTTACGAGGCCCTGCGCCGCGGCATGAGCGTGGAGCGGCTGAACGGGCTGACCCGGATCGATCCCTGGTTTCTGTACAATCTGCAGGAGCTGGTGGCAGAGGGCCATGCGATTGCCCAGGCCGGTCTGGCCGCGCTGGACAGGGAAAAACTCCTGAGAGCCAAGCAGGATGGCTTTTCCGACCAGCAACTGGCCCGCCTCACGGGTACGGCGGCCGACGACGTGCGCAAGCGGCGGCTCGACATGGGCATCAGACCCGTGTACAAGCTCGTGGACACCTGCGCCGCCGAGTTTCCATCCTACACGCCCTACTACTATTCCACCTACGAGACCGAGGACGAGTCCCGGCCCAGCGAGCGCCGGAAGATCATGATCCTGGGCGGCGGGCCGAACCGCATCGGCCAGGGCATCGAGTTCGACTACTGCTGCGTGCACGCGGCCTTTGCCCTGCAGGAGATCGGCGTGGAATCCATCATGGTGAATTCCAACCCGGAAACCGTGTCCACAGACTACGACACCTCGGACAGGCTCTACTTCGAGCCCCTGACCCTGGAGGATGTCCTGAACATCATTGACCGGGAAAAGCCGGACGGCGTGATCGTGCAGTTCGGCGGCCAGACCCCGCTGAATCTGGCCGGGCCGCTTGCCAAACGGGGCGTGCCCATCATCGGCACCTCGCCGGATGCCATTGACCGCGCCGAAGACCGGCAGCGCTTCCAGCAGTTTCTGCAGCTTCTGGGGCTGCGTCAGCCTGCCAACGGCACGGCCCGCAATGTGGATGAGGCCTTGGCCGTGATCGGGCGCATCGGCTTTCCGGTGGTCATGCGGCCATCCTATGTCCTGGGCGGCCGCGACATGTGCATCGTGTACAACGAAGAGGGCATCCGCAACTTCATGGCCAAGCCCGGCATGAGCGGCGCCGAGCACCCGGTTTTGCTCGACCAGTTCGTGAAGGACGCCATAGAACTGGATGTGGACGCGGTCTGCGACGGCAAAAGGGCGGTCATCGGCGGCATTATGGAGCACATCGAGGAGGCGGGCATCCATTCCGGGGATTCGGCCTGTGTGCTGCCGCCGTACACGCTTTCCCAGGGCATGCTGCAGCAGATCGCGGACGCTACCCGGGCCATGGCGCTGGAGCTGGGCGTGGTGGGGCTCATGAACGTGCAGTTCGCCGTGCAGGGGGACATGCTCTTTGTGCTGGAGGTCAATCCCCGGGCCAGCCGCACCGTGCCTTTCGTGTCCAAGGCCACCGGCGTGCCGCTGGCCAAGATCGCCACCAAGGTGATGATGGGCATGAGTCTGGATGAACTGGGTTTCACCAGGGAAAAGGTGCTGCATCACTATGCGGTCAAGGAGGCGGTTTTCCCCTTCAACCGCTTCCCGAACGTGGACACCCTGCTTGGCCCGGAGATGAAGTCCACCGGTGAGGTCATGGGCCTGGATGCGGACCTGGGCCTGGCCATGGCCAAGTCGCAGATCGCGGCCGGTTCGCCGCTGCCCCTTGCCGGCACGGTTTTCATCAGCGTGCGTCATCCGGACAAGCCCGCGGTCGTGCCGGTCGCGGCCAGACTGGCGGAACTGGGCTTCACCATCATCGCCACCCGCGGCACCGCGGCCCGGCTCGAGCAGGAAGGCATCGCCTGCAGCGAGGTCAACAAGATTTCCCAGGGCCGGCCGCATATTCTGGACAAGGTGCAGAACGGAGAAGTGCAGTTCATCATCAACACTTCGGCCGGCAACCGGGCCACCGAGGACTCCTACGCCATTCGCCGGGCCGCCCTGGATTATCATATCCCCTACTGCACCACCATTACCGGCGCCACGGCCGTGACCAAGGCCCTGGTTTCGCTCATGCAGAAGGAAGCGGGCGTTATGACGATTCAGGAAAGTTCAAAGCGTATTGACTGA
- the carA gene encoding glutamine-hydrolyzing carbamoyl-phosphate synthase small subunit, whose amino-acid sequence MKAIIALEDGTIIPARSFTGAGEALGEMVFNTSMSGYQEILSDPSSAGQLVTMTYPLIGNSGVNPQDMESDTLHPRAFLVRQYQPRPSNYRSTGTLADLLKKFGVLGVEGFDTRMLARKLRSQGAMKAVVSTDKAPPEALVERARQWPGMAGQDMAALVTCREPYIWTGDGAQPGRAFPESPGQGRFKVLVYDFGVKRSQLRLLLQHDCRVLVVPAGTKAEEALALQPDGIFLSNGPGDPAGVAGVQDEVKKLIGKVPIFGICLGHQIIALALGAKTCRLKFGHRGGNQPVKNLATDRVEITSQNQGFCVDRDTLPEDVAMTHVNLNDGSLEGLQHRTLPVFSVQYHPESATGPHDARYLFARFIGMIRQTR is encoded by the coding sequence ATGAAAGCGATCATTGCTTTGGAAGACGGCACCATCATTCCGGCCCGTTCCTTTACCGGGGCGGGCGAGGCGCTGGGGGAAATGGTTTTCAACACCAGCATGAGCGGGTATCAGGAGATCCTGAGCGATCCCTCCTCTGCCGGCCAGCTCGTGACCATGACCTATCCGCTCATCGGCAACTCCGGCGTGAACCCCCAGGACATGGAATCCGATACCCTCCATCCCAGGGCCTTTCTGGTCCGGCAGTATCAGCCCCGCCCTAGCAACTATCGCAGCACCGGAACCCTGGCTGATTTGCTCAAAAAATTCGGCGTATTGGGTGTGGAGGGCTTTGACACCCGGATGCTTGCCAGAAAACTCCGCAGCCAGGGCGCGATGAAGGCCGTGGTCTCGACCGACAAGGCGCCGCCCGAAGCCCTGGTCGAGCGGGCCCGCCAGTGGCCCGGCATGGCGGGTCAGGATATGGCAGCGCTGGTCACCTGCAGGGAGCCCTATATCTGGACCGGGGACGGGGCGCAGCCGGGCCGGGCCTTTCCCGAAAGTCCAGGGCAGGGCCGTTTCAAGGTGCTGGTCTATGATTTCGGCGTGAAGCGGAGCCAGCTCAGGCTGCTTTTGCAGCACGACTGCCGCGTCCTGGTGGTGCCGGCCGGCACAAAGGCCGAAGAGGCGCTGGCCCTCCAGCCGGACGGCATCTTCCTCTCCAATGGCCCGGGCGACCCGGCCGGCGTGGCCGGCGTGCAGGACGAGGTGAAAAAGCTCATCGGCAAGGTGCCCATATTCGGCATCTGCCTGGGGCACCAGATCATCGCCCTGGCCCTGGGCGCCAAAACCTGCAGGCTGAAGTTCGGGCACAGGGGCGGCAATCAGCCGGTGAAAAATCTCGCCACGGACAGGGTGGAGATTACCTCGCAGAATCAAGGTTTTTGTGTGGACAGGGACACGCTCCCGGAAGATGTGGCCATGACCCATGTGAACCTGAACGACGGCAGCCTGGAGGGCCTGCAGCACCGGACACTGCCTGTTTTTTCCGTGCAGTATCATCCGGAGTCTGCCACAGGACCCCACGACGCCCGCTACCTCTTTGCCCGCTTCATCGGGATGATCCGGCAGACCCGCTGA
- a CDS encoding DNA cytosine methyltransferase: protein MSFPALTFIDLFAGMGGIRLGFEAAAGRCVYTSEGAGHARRAHAANFPDSQTSVGDIIQVDRERSPHHEALLAGFSCQPFSIAGAGRKSAKQAGTASRPQEST from the coding sequence GTGAGTTTCCCGGCATTGACCTTTATCGACCTTTTTGCCGGTATGGGCGGCATCCGGCTTGGATTTGAGGCTGCGGCCGGCCGGTGCGTCTACACGTCCGAAGGGGCCGGCCATGCCCGCAGGGCCCATGCGGCCAATTTCCCGGACAGCCAGACCAGTGTGGGCGACATCATCCAGGTTGATCGTGAACGCAGTCCCCACCATGAGGCGCTGCTGGCCGGCTTTTCCTGTCAGCCCTTTTCCATTGCCGGCGCGGGCAGGAAAAGCGCCAAACAGGCAGGCACAGCATCCCGTCCGCAGGAGTCGACATGA
- a CDS encoding 3-deoxy-D-manno-octulosonic acid transferase codes for MYTDFFLPLTQGKRVRRSLLLDIYRLTGLCLYPLARLLAPISPAFPGRSAYLFPERLGLYPRLSADRGPTVWLHAASMGEVQAALVLLAALREQFGQYRYVLSVTSRQGHELARARLRDLSCIMAPLDMPQAVNRAIDLIGPALYICLETELWPLLLTTLSARAVPLVLLNGRMSERSFRRYRRLAPAIAGVLRSFSRMALIGEADRRRFGALGVAAGCMQVTGNLKFDAPFDEAGAGAIRAAYRRRLGLAEEERLLLCGSTHGGEEALLIAAWQELGRKRAIPLVLALAPRHLERLAEVENLLQERGLAWQRLSALAGKRTAPVILVDTMGELADLYAAGDCLFCGGSLLPRLSGHNLMEAARWGRPVYFGPYTRDWQDAANLLAGSGGGFRVADMAALVDHVGALLRDAHAYERACRAAHDCAASQRGALARQLAVAAEFL; via the coding sequence GTGTACACGGATTTTTTCCTGCCCCTGACCCAAGGAAAGCGTGTGCGCCGCTCCCTGCTCCTGGATATCTACCGCCTGACAGGCCTCTGCCTGTACCCGCTGGCCCGCCTGCTGGCGCCGATAAGTCCCGCCTTTCCGGGCCGCAGCGCCTATTTGTTTCCAGAACGTCTGGGGCTGTACCCAAGGCTTTCGGCCGACAGGGGGCCGACCGTGTGGCTGCACGCCGCATCCATGGGCGAGGTACAGGCTGCCCTGGTTTTACTTGCCGCCCTGCGCGAACAGTTCGGGCAGTATCGCTACGTGTTGAGCGTGACCAGCAGACAGGGTCATGAACTGGCCCGGGCGCGCCTGCGCGACCTCTCCTGCATCATGGCGCCCCTGGACATGCCTCAGGCCGTGAACCGGGCCATCGATCTTATCGGGCCGGCGCTGTACATCTGCCTGGAAACCGAACTCTGGCCGCTGCTGCTGACGACGCTCTCGGCCCGGGCTGTGCCGCTTGTGCTTTTGAACGGCCGCATGTCGGAGCGCTCCTTTCGCCGTTACCGGAGGCTGGCGCCGGCGATTGCCGGCGTGCTCCGCAGCTTCAGCCGCATGGCCCTGATTGGCGAGGCGGATCGTCGGCGTTTCGGGGCGCTGGGTGTGGCAGCGGGGTGCATGCAGGTGACCGGGAATCTCAAGTTTGACGCCCCCTTTGACGAAGCCGGGGCAGGGGCAATCCGGGCCGCTTACAGAAGGCGGCTGGGCCTTGCGGAAGAGGAGCGGCTTCTGCTCTGCGGCTCCACCCATGGCGGCGAGGAGGCCCTGTTAATCGCGGCCTGGCAGGAGCTGGGCAGGAAGCGGGCCATCCCGCTTGTCCTGGCCCTGGCCCCGCGGCATCTGGAACGGCTGGCCGAGGTGGAAAATCTGCTGCAGGAACGCGGTCTGGCCTGGCAACGCCTCTCTGCGCTTGCTGGAAAGCGCACAGCGCCGGTGATCCTGGTGGATACCATGGGCGAGCTGGCCGACCTCTATGCGGCAGGCGATTGCCTCTTCTGCGGCGGCAGCCTGCTTCCGCGCCTCTCGGGCCACAATCTCATGGAGGCGGCACGCTGGGGCAGACCGGTGTATTTCGGCCCCTACACGCGGGACTGGCAGGATGCGGCCAACCTGCTCGCCGGGAGCGGCGGCGGCTTTCGGGTTGCGGACATGGCCGCACTCGTGGACCATGTGGGGGCGCTGCTCCGCGATGCCCATGCCTATGAGCGCGCCTGCCGGGCTGCCCACGACTGCGCTGCCTCCCAGCGGGGCGCACTGGCCCGGCAACTTGCCGTGGCCGCGGAATTTTTATGA
- a CDS encoding ADP-ribosylglycohydrolase family protein, which yields MDHFSCAPVPESGVERAHLALSGTALGDIAGSTHEGKFEKAIPKELIGAYSHYTDETVLSCAVAEGMRAGVEKVGRAGLAASQQNQSLVKKELALALRNYARQYPYAGYGKRFWDWASSDSLEAYNSYGNGAAMRAAFPGWYATTMAEAQLLGQLSAAATHDNPVAIEATGVVAGCIYLLKTGGSKRDVLKFAQKHYDLSFTLDALRPMHGLHATCPGSVMVAIVSFLESTSFRHALGLAISMGGDCDTQAAITGAIAEAYYTVEPELLVAGLARLDNRLLDAMTAATCILEAEGLWHPGTHESAEPLTCRCRW from the coding sequence ATGGACCACTTTTCCTGCGCACCGGTACCGGAATCCGGGGTTGAACGCGCCCACCTGGCCCTGAGCGGCACGGCTCTGGGCGACATTGCCGGTTCCACGCACGAAGGCAAGTTTGAGAAGGCGATTCCAAAGGAGTTGATTGGCGCCTACAGTCATTACACCGATGAGACCGTGCTGTCCTGCGCCGTTGCCGAGGGTATGCGGGCCGGGGTGGAGAAGGTGGGCCGGGCAGGACTGGCCGCATCGCAGCAGAACCAGAGCCTGGTCAAAAAGGAACTGGCCCTGGCGCTCAGGAACTATGCCCGGCAGTATCCTTATGCCGGCTACGGCAAGCGCTTCTGGGACTGGGCCAGCTCCGATTCCCTGGAGGCCTACAACAGCTATGGCAACGGCGCGGCCATGCGGGCGGCCTTCCCCGGCTGGTATGCCACCACCATGGCAGAGGCCCAGCTTCTGGGCCAGCTCTCCGCCGCGGCCACCCACGACAACCCGGTGGCCATCGAGGCGACCGGGGTGGTGGCCGGCTGCATCTATCTCCTGAAGACCGGCGGGAGCAAGCGGGATGTGCTGAAATTCGCGCAGAAGCACTATGATCTGAGTTTCACCCTGGATGCGCTTCGCCCCATGCACGGGCTCCATGCCACCTGCCCCGGCTCGGTGATGGTGGCGATTGTGAGCTTTCTGGAGAGCACGAGCTTCAGGCACGCGCTTGGCCTGGCGATTTCCATGGGCGGTGACTGCGACACCCAGGCCGCGATCACCGGCGCGATTGCCGAGGCCTATTACACTGTGGAACCCGAACTGCTGGTGGCCGGACTCGCCAGGCTGGATAACAGGCTTCTGGATGCCATGACCGCCGCCACCTGCATCCTGGAGGCGGAAGGCCTCTGGCATCCCGGCACGCACGAAAGCGCCGAGCCCCTCACATGCCGCTGCAGGTGGTGA
- a CDS encoding ADP-ribosylglycohydrolase family protein: MEADSPENGACAHPALSGPVLGDIAGSTHEGRYDKVIPEQLIGPHSHFTDDTVLTCAVAAGLQESLFRLDRAALSCRPEMQAQVVADLARAIKSYARRYPQAGYGSRFRSWVESDTLAGYHSYGNGAAMRCAFAGWYAKTLAEAQLFGTLTARPTHNHPDAEEAAAVVAACIFILQSGGAKKDLLAFARTHYDLSFTLDALRPVHACNITGKGTVMVALVCFLESSSFAHALGLAISMGGDCDTLAAVTGSLAEAYYAIPGDLLAAGLSRLDDALLADLRSATHVLRAHGLWRPGTRESAEPLRCRCTWQEPGAGANNSLDPRTSRA; the protein is encoded by the coding sequence ATGGAGGCGGACAGTCCGGAAAATGGCGCATGCGCTCATCCGGCCCTGAGCGGGCCGGTACTGGGCGACATTGCCGGTTCCACCCATGAAGGCCGTTATGACAAGGTCATTCCGGAGCAACTGATCGGCCCGCACAGCCATTTCACCGATGACACGGTGCTCACCTGCGCGGTTGCCGCCGGACTGCAGGAGAGCCTCTTTCGTCTTGACCGGGCCGCCTTGTCCTGCAGGCCGGAAATGCAGGCCCAGGTGGTGGCTGATCTTGCCCGCGCCATCAAAAGCTATGCGCGGCGCTATCCGCAGGCCGGCTATGGCAGCCGTTTCAGAAGCTGGGTGGAAAGCGACACGTTGGCGGGCTACCACAGCTACGGCAACGGTGCGGCCATGCGCTGTGCCTTTGCGGGCTGGTATGCCAAAACCCTTGCCGAAGCGCAGCTTTTTGGCACACTCACGGCCCGACCGACCCACAACCACCCGGACGCGGAAGAGGCGGCGGCCGTGGTGGCGGCCTGCATCTTCATTTTGCAAAGCGGCGGCGCCAAGAAGGACCTGCTGGCATTTGCGCGTACCCATTACGACCTGAGCTTCACCCTGGACGCGCTTCGGCCGGTGCACGCCTGCAACATCACCGGCAAGGGCACGGTGATGGTCGCCCTGGTCTGTTTTCTGGAAAGCAGCAGCTTTGCCCATGCCCTGGGCCTGGCGATTTCCATGGGCGGCGATTGCGATACCCTGGCCGCAGTTACCGGGTCGCTTGCGGAGGCCTACTATGCCATCCCGGGGGATCTCTTGGCAGCCGGGCTCTCCAGGCTGGACGACGCGCTGCTGGCAGACCTGCGTTCCGCCACCCATGTGCTCAGGGCGCATGGACTCTGGCGCCCCGGGACTCGTGAAAGCGCCGAGCCGCTCCGGTGCCGCTGCACCTGGCAGGAGCCTGGCGCCGGTGCGAACAATTCGCTTGACCCCCGCACCAGCCGGGCATAG
- the trpA gene encoding tryptophan synthase subunit alpha yields MNELERDLKERLRHKPILLMTHLMLGYPSFAVNRELVGQMAAGGVDCIELQIPFSEPIADGPAILQAGRKSLEAGTRVADCLDFGREMAAAYPAVHFFFMTYYNILFQYGERPFLERCRDIGCCGAIVPDLPPEEGASYIASSRELGLSPVSFFAPTSTDARLAANGRQGEGFVYCVARRGVTGRHTEIDADIAAYLARCRKATSLPLAVGFGISSRDDVQSLRGKADMAIVGTAAIELVDREGPAALGPYIRGLLED; encoded by the coding sequence ATGAACGAACTGGAACGCGATTTGAAGGAGCGGCTGCGCCACAAGCCGATTCTCCTGATGACCCACCTGATGCTGGGCTATCCGTCCTTTGCGGTGAACCGCGAGCTTGTCGGCCAGATGGCTGCGGGCGGCGTGGACTGCATCGAGCTGCAGATTCCCTTTTCCGAACCCATTGCCGACGGCCCGGCGATTCTGCAGGCTGGCCGGAAGAGCCTGGAGGCAGGCACCAGGGTGGCCGACTGTCTGGATTTCGGCCGGGAAATGGCGGCCGCATACCCCGCGGTGCATTTTTTTTTCATGACCTATTACAATATCCTCTTTCAGTACGGTGAGCGGCCCTTTCTGGAAAGATGCCGGGACATCGGCTGCTGCGGTGCCATTGTGCCGGATTTGCCGCCGGAAGAGGGCGCCAGCTACATTGCCTCGAGCCGCGAGCTCGGCCTCTCGCCAGTGTCCTTTTTTGCGCCCACCTCGACGGATGCGCGTCTGGCGGCCAACGGCCGGCAAGGCGAAGGTTTCGTGTACTGCGTGGCCCGCCGCGGCGTGACCGGCAGACACACCGAAATCGATGCGGACATCGCCGCATATCTGGCCCGCTGTCGCAAGGCGACCAGCCTGCCGCTGGCCGTGGGTTTCGGCATCAGCTCCCGGGACGATGTGCAGAGCCTCAGGGGCAAGGCGGACATGGCGATTGTGGGCACTGCCGCCATCGAGCTGGTGGACCGGGAAGGCCCGGCTGCCCTGGGCCCCTATATCCGGGGCCTCCTCGAGGATTGA